TCACGGGAGTTTTCTGTTAGCCTGCCATCCCAATAAATAACCACTTTCCCGTTTTGTTCCGTGAGATTGATTTTCGGCTTGCGCGGCGGTTGTGGAAACTTGTAACCGGCATTATAAATTTGTTGAACAATTTTCTTGTTTCTTACAACATCTTCATAATCCGCTCCGAAAAGTAACGCGACAGAAAATCTCTCAACCTGTTTCGGACGCATCGGGAAATATCCCGAAGCATAGATGAAATCACCATCTTGCGGTTGTTGTGGAATTACGTCAAACCGCCCGGGTTTCATTCTATCCCAAAGAATCAAATCATTCGCCATATCGGGTGAAGCGGAGATGTTGAAGAAGTTAAAACTCGTCAACCCGATTTGGTCGGATTCATCAGGGTCGGTTTTTCCGAAGTTTGGTTCGCCTTGGTCGGGAACTCCATTCCCTTCCGTCCCGTCTAAGTCTGGCCCGAAATAATCGTTGTCTAACGGACCAACTCCATCCGAACCGACATCATCATTCGCGGCATCCCAATCACCATCTTCGTCGCCTGACCAATGCATGATTTGCGCTGTTGTACCGTCGGGATAACGAACCCAATTCAACGCCATCGTTCCTTTATCATTATCGCGTTGCTCGTCAATTAACGGGTCACTCACACCGGCGCCAGTTCGGAAGTTCTTATATTTAACTGCCGGTTGATTTCTCCTGATTCTCGTTTCATAATGAATTGCCTGGTTTTCATCAACTACTCCATCCAAATCATTATCTAATCCATCATAGGCCGACGGATGCGGAGTTGAAACACCGTTGATAATCGAAGCAATATGTCCTTCGCGAAATCCTTTTCCCGGCTTGATGATAAACTGAACACCCAACGAATAGACTGTTTCAACCGCCGCTGAAACTGTATGAATTGTTCGAACATAGGTCGTCGGGTCAATTAAAACAACTTTGCTTCCAACTGAATATATTGTTGAATCGAAATCAGTAATGACAAACATCGGAGAGTTCGGGTCGGGAGAATCGCCATCGTTATCAATTCCATCGTATGGATTTCCGGGTGATTCCAAAAAGGCGTAGGCAACGTAACCGACTTTCTGTCCTTTGTTTCCTTTGCCATCACTGTCCCATGAGTATGTGATAGCATCGTTCACATCAAAAAATCCAAGGTCGTCCTGACTATCTCCATCACCCCCTGCAAGTGTCCCGACGACCGTTCCGAAAACTGACTTGCGATATGTATTCGTTCCTTCGTTCGTAATATCATAGAGCCAGAATAAACAATCTTCCGCGAGAAAACTTGACCACTGAAAGCCGCGCACGTTCATCTTTAATCCCATTCCGTTTCTTGAAAGATTCGCGGTGTCCGGTCTGTAATACGAATTGAATTCGTCATCCCATTGGTCATCGGCAACAAAATAACTTTCCTGGTCTGCATTAGTAATCCCGCGACCAAAATATCCGTTCCACTGCGTTACTCCGTTCGGGTCTTTCCAATCTGGCTGGTCGAACCATCCTTCGATGGGCCATGTATTGGGCATGTGACTCATGGCGATTGCCTGCGCGTTCGGATTCAAGTAACCCGGACGTGGATTCCATCCCCAAAAATATCCATAGACCGGATGTTTTTCGTTTGATTGATTGTTTCTCGGACCACGGGAAATTGTTACCGAATGAAGTGTTTCGCCACGAGCATCTACAAACTCAACACCAACGAGCGGGATACAATCTCCGATATAGTTCTCTCCCGAACCAAGAGGCCACTCACCACGAATATCAAGTCCGGTATTAAATCCTGCAACCTGACCATCGTTGTAAAATGAAACCCCGATACGGTTTCCTGTATGGTACCCCAGCCGCCGTAACGTTGGATCAGAAAACGGTTGTGAAAAAGAACTTGCAACAAATAATCCTGTCAGGATAATTACAAGCGGTACGTAAAATCGTTTCATGTTCATATCAAATCAAAATTAAAAAGTAAACGAAGTGCCAAGTTCGATTCTTCTCGGTTCAGAGAAGTTTCCGGGATTGATGTAGTAATCATCAAGCGTGTTATAATATTTGAAATTATACGTCCTAATGTTTTCTTCAGCCTCCAGTCTGTCAAAGTTGAAGTACGGGTCACCGGAATTCGCGTTCACTGAGCGGGCATTATCTAAATCAAGTAAATTAAAGACACGCATGTAGAACGAAAGGGTCGAACTGCCCAAATGAAAATCCTTGTTCACGCGTAAATCAACATTAAAAATGTTGGGTTTATATTCACTATTATATGGATATACATTTTCTTTGACAGCGCTGTTCTTATTGTTGGTTGGTGAATACGGAGTGCCTGTTGAGAAATTCGTAATAACAGACAATCCCCAGTTTTGCGGTTGAGAATACGCAACAACAACATTAAGTGTATGCGTCTGGTCCCAATCAGCAGGGGCGAGATAGGTTTGGGGTTGCTTCCCGCCAAAGATAGCATTTCTCGAATCTGCCGGGTCGCTTGCATTATATTTTGTCATTGAATATGTGTAATCAAGATTTGCCGCGATTCCATCGGAGAAACGTTTTTCTAGTTTCAAAACAACTCCCTTGGTAAATCCAAAGTCCGTGTTCACATACTTTCTGTAACTTCTGTCTCTTCCAAACACAACAACGTCCGCTGTTTGCGTCCCGACAAGATTTCTGAAATCTTCAAAGAACATTGTTACATCAGCCGCAATCTCTTCGGTCAATTGTTGTTTCAAGCCGATTTCTCCCTTTACTGTTTTTTGTGGTTCCAAATCAGTGTTGCCAAACAATCCTTGAATTCCAGAACCGGTTCCGATTTCAAATTCAGGATTGGCGTACATCAATTCATACGAAGGGAGTTGGAAGAAATGTCCGAAGGAAAAGTGAATTACGCCATCAGCGCTGATGGGGAATGCAAGTCCGAAGCGCGGGCTGATTTGTGTCTTGCTCTTTGCTTTTTTATACCAGTATTCTAAACGGTCTGCTACAGTTTTTGTTCGCTCTCCCGCGGCAGTATCCTGAACACCATCTCCATTGTAATCAAAAAATCTATTATCCGGTTTTAACGGGCTATTGATATTCGGGTCATCAACGGTGTATTGATAGTAGAGTGGGTCATTCGGGTCTGAATGTTCATCGTTCAGCACAACACCATCTGGATTGAAGTAATCGAAACGGAAACCGGCATTCAATATCAAGTTGAATGCTTCAATTTTTGTCTGAAAATATAACGCGCCTTCCGTCGGCTCATGCAAATATTCATCATAACTTTGGCTGGATATTGGAGCGACCATCACGTCGTATGGAAATACTTCCAAACCTGCCGAATCAAGTTTCGGTACAAGATTGATATTCTGGTAGAACAATCTGTGTCGTTTGAAATCGCCGCCAAATTGAACCGCGATTTCTTTTGTGAACTGATTCATCCAATCCAATTTCACTCCCATCGTTCCGGTGTTCCTCTGGAACCGCTCGTGCTTCGTTCCACCGATTCCAAGCGTGTATGGAGGATTTTGGTTGTTTCGATGGTCAACATACAATGTCGGCATGAAAGGATTCCCCGTGTTAATATCTTCAAATAAATAATGACGATAATTTTTGAAGAGATAAGAAAGACTTACATTATAAAAACTTGATGACGATAACGCGTGGTTGATTGTTACAATATTTGAATGTGTGAAACGAAATCGCTCTAAATTATTATCGGGGGTCATACGAACACTAAAATCAAAATCTCTATACTCTTGGTAATCATAAATATAATTGTAAGAGACTTTTAAATTCGAGAGGAGACGATATGCTAGTTTACTCTGTAGGAAATTTTTCTTATTTGGATTGAGAGAAACATATTCATCATTACCGGTTTTCCGAATGATAAAATTTAACTCTGAACTACTCGCGTCTTCAAATGAATAATCATTAAGATTAAAAACTCGCTTCCCCCAATGAAAACCATCGCTACCGAAATACCTCGCGTTTGCATAAAAATATAACTTATCTGAGATAAGCGGACCGCTTAAACTGACATCAACATTCTTCACAGAGAGCGGACGATAATTTTTCAGGTTCCAGAAAATATTATCCCGTTCTGACAAATAACTTCCTGAATACATCTGCACATTACCGGAAATTTTATCTCCGCCATCTTTCGTTACAATGTTGACTATTCCTGACATCGCCTGCCCATACTCCGCATTGAATGCGCCACTGACAACCTGTAATTCCTGAATTGCATTCGCTCCCAACTCCACGGTGTTGCTTCCATCGTAAGCATCGGAAACCGGAACGCCATCAATCTGGTAAGCGATTTGTCCTTTTCTTCCACCGCGTAAATGCAAGTCACCGCCTTGAGAAACTATTCCTGCTTGTAACTGAATAACATCGCGCATTTCCGTTACGGCAAGATTTGAAATCAGTTCTTTACTCACGATTGATGTTGAAGCGGTTATATCGTGTTGCACCATCGGCTTTTCTGCAACAATGACCATCTCTTTTACTTCAACGGTTGTTTCTGTTAATTGGAAATCCTGTTTCGTTGTCAGGTCTATGTTAACGCCAACATTGGTAACACTGACGGAATTGTAGCCGATGAGCGATGCCTTCAGCGTGTATGTTGCGGGCGGTACACCGATGATGGAATAATTCCCCTCAAAATCCGTTACTGCACCAAATGCTGTTCCGACAACATGGATATTCACACCCATGAGTCCTT
This Ignavibacteriota bacterium DNA region includes the following protein-coding sequences:
- a CDS encoding TonB-dependent receptor encodes the protein MKIARLLFVFLFCFSHILFAGNTGKISGKVTDAKNSEGLMGVNIHVVGTAFGAVTDFEGNYSIIGVPPATYTLKASLIGYNSVSVTNVGVNIDLTTKQDFQLTETTVEVKEMVIVAEKPMVQHDITASTSIVSKELISNLAVTEMRDVIQLQAGIVSQGGDLHLRGGRKGQIAYQIDGVPVSDAYDGSNTVELGANAIQELQVVSGAFNAEYGQAMSGIVNIVTKDGGDKISGNVQMYSGSYLSERDNIFWNLKNYRPLSVKNVDVSLSGPLISDKLYFYANARYFGSDGFHWGKRVFNLNDYSFEDASSSELNFIIRKTGNDEYVSLNPNKKNFLQSKLAYRLLSNLKVSYNYIYDYQEYRDFDFSVRMTPDNNLERFRFTHSNIVTINHALSSSSFYNVSLSYLFKNYRHYLFEDINTGNPFMPTLYVDHRNNQNPPYTLGIGGTKHERFQRNTGTMGVKLDWMNQFTKEIAVQFGGDFKRHRLFYQNINLVPKLDSAGLEVFPYDVMVAPISSQSYDEYLHEPTEGALYFQTKIEAFNLILNAGFRFDYFNPDGVVLNDEHSDPNDPLYYQYTVDDPNINSPLKPDNRFFDYNGDGVQDTAAGERTKTVADRLEYWYKKAKSKTQISPRFGLAFPISADGVIHFSFGHFFQLPSYELMYANPEFEIGTGSGIQGLFGNTDLEPQKTVKGEIGLKQQLTEEIAADVTMFFEDFRNLVGTQTADVVVFGRDRSYRKYVNTDFGFTKGVVLKLEKRFSDGIAANLDYTYSMTKYNASDPADSRNAIFGGKQPQTYLAPADWDQTHTLNVVVAYSQPQNWGLSVITNFSTGTPYSPTNNKNSAVKENVYPYNSEYKPNIFNVDLRVNKDFHLGSSTLSFYMRVFNLLDLDNARSVNANSGDPYFNFDRLEAEENIRTYNFKYYNTLDDYYINPGNFSEPRRIELGTSFTF